From Deinococcus aquaedulcis, the proteins below share one genomic window:
- a CDS encoding GGDEF domain-containing protein, whose product MTPLAQRWQRALRPPSPDTAEFAYRRGGLLALLACGVFVSAFTLLAEVGDDFSDTDRLALTVIILKNVGFMVWLWRRPRHFLAIGLTELLLEIVAAIYRLHVTLHSPPSMNGLGGYAPWMIVTYLAAFLVLPTRAALGVSLVQFGGLLLVGLGFSLDPRSHPVLRAALGNTLVQTYLVHATFIAFLALQQRLLQHYIQALVNARHEATLARQDALTGLPNRRQLTTWLEDALPHVSHQPLSVVLFDLDHFKRVNDTYGHDVGDQTLQRVGQVLRRCVRQRDRAGRWGGEEFLILVDGNAAAALMVAERLREALSQDGHPQVGPVTISCGVAQATIHEPLDLLLRRADEALYRAKHAGRNTVKLAA is encoded by the coding sequence ATGACGCCCCTCGCCCAGCGCTGGCAGCGTGCCCTGCGCCCCCCCTCCCCCGATACAGCTGAATTTGCCTACCGGCGCGGCGGCCTGCTGGCCCTGCTGGCCTGCGGCGTGTTTGTCAGCGCTTTTACCCTGCTGGCAGAAGTAGGCGACGATTTCAGCGACACCGACCGGCTGGCCCTCACCGTGATCATCCTGAAAAACGTGGGCTTCATGGTGTGGCTGTGGCGCCGGCCCCGTCACTTTCTGGCCATTGGCCTGACCGAACTGCTGCTGGAAATTGTGGCGGCCATTTACCGGTTGCATGTCACGCTGCACAGTCCGCCCAGCATGAACGGGCTGGGCGGCTACGCCCCCTGGATGATCGTGACCTATCTGGCGGCGTTTCTGGTGCTGCCCACCCGCGCGGCGCTGGGGGTCAGTCTGGTGCAGTTCGGGGGCCTGCTGCTGGTGGGGCTGGGGTTCAGCCTGGACCCGCGCAGTCATCCGGTGCTGCGCGCGGCGCTGGGCAATACCCTGGTGCAGACCTATCTGGTGCACGCCACGTTTATTGCCTTTCTGGCCCTGCAGCAGCGGCTGCTTCAGCATTACATCCAGGCGCTGGTGAACGCCCGCCACGAAGCCACTCTGGCCCGCCAGGACGCCCTGACCGGGCTGCCCAACCGCCGCCAGCTGACCACCTGGCTGGAAGACGCCCTGCCGCATGTGAGCCACCAGCCGCTGAGCGTGGTGCTGTTTGACCTGGACCACTTCAAGCGCGTGAACGACACCTACGGCCACGACGTGGGCGACCAGACCCTGCAGCGTGTGGGGCAGGTGCTGCGCCGCTGCGTACGCCAGCGCGACCGCGCCGGGCGCTGGGGCGGCGAGGAATTCCTGATTCTGGTGGACGGCAACGCCGCCGCCGCCCTGATGGTGGCCGAGCGACTGCGCGAGGCGCTGAGCCAGGACGGTCACCCCCAGGTGGGCCCGGTGACCATCAGCTGCGGGGTGGCACAGGCGACCATCCACGAACCGCTGGACCTGCTGCTGCGCCGCGCCGACGAGGCCCTGTACCGCGCCAAGCACGCCGGGCGCAACACGGTGAAACTGGCCGCTTAA
- a CDS encoding argininosuccinate synthase, giving the protein MANEQQRDKIVLAYSGGLDTSIILKWLQTEQNYDVVCFTADLGQGDEVEEARVKALNTGAVAAYALDLREEFVRDYVFPMFRTSALYEGFYLLGTSIARPLIAKKMVEIAQKEGAVAVSHGATGKGNDQVRFEMTAYALKPDIVTVAPWRDWSFQGRADLEAFAHEHGIPVPTTKKDPWSTDANLLHISYEGGILEDPWAEPPAHMFRLTADPQQAPDEPEYVEVEFQGGNPVAINGEALSPAALLQKANELGGKHGVGRLDLVENRFVGMKSRGVYETPGGTLLYHARRAVESLTLDREVLHQRDQLSPKYAELVYNGFWFAPEREALQVYFDHVASRVTGTARLKLYKGSCTVVGRKAPQSLYDKDLVSFEAGGDYNQHDAGAFIKLNALRMRVQARVAAKAEQPDQEPAQV; this is encoded by the coding sequence ATGGCAAACGAACAGCAGCGGGACAAGATCGTGCTGGCCTATAGCGGCGGCCTGGACACCTCCATCATTCTGAAGTGGCTCCAGACCGAGCAGAACTACGACGTGGTGTGCTTCACCGCCGACCTGGGCCAGGGCGACGAAGTTGAAGAAGCTCGGGTCAAGGCGCTGAACACCGGCGCCGTGGCCGCCTATGCCCTGGACCTGCGCGAGGAGTTCGTGCGCGACTACGTCTTTCCCATGTTCCGCACCAGCGCGCTCTATGAGGGCTTTTACCTGCTGGGCACCTCTATTGCCCGCCCGCTGATTGCCAAGAAGATGGTCGAGATTGCCCAGAAAGAAGGCGCCGTGGCCGTGTCGCACGGGGCTACCGGCAAGGGCAACGATCAGGTGCGCTTCGAGATGACCGCTTACGCCCTGAAGCCCGACATCGTGACGGTGGCGCCCTGGCGCGACTGGTCGTTCCAGGGCCGCGCCGATCTGGAAGCCTTTGCCCACGAGCACGGCATTCCGGTGCCCACCACCAAGAAGGACCCCTGGAGCACCGACGCCAACCTGCTGCATATCTCCTATGAGGGCGGCATTCTGGAAGACCCCTGGGCTGAGCCGCCCGCGCACATGTTCAGGCTGACCGCCGACCCCCAGCAGGCCCCCGACGAGCCCGAATACGTGGAAGTGGAGTTTCAGGGCGGGAACCCGGTGGCGATCAACGGTGAAGCGCTGTCGCCTGCCGCGCTGTTGCAGAAGGCCAATGAATTGGGGGGCAAGCACGGCGTGGGCCGCCTGGACCTCGTGGAAAACCGCTTCGTGGGTATGAAGAGCCGGGGCGTGTACGAAACGCCCGGCGGCACCCTGCTGTACCACGCTCGCCGCGCTGTGGAGAGCCTGACCCTGGACCGCGAGGTGCTGCACCAGCGCGACCAGCTGTCGCCCAAGTACGCCGAACTGGTCTACAACGGCTTCTGGTTCGCCCCCGAACGCGAGGCCCTGCAGGTGTACTTTGACCATGTGGCCAGCCGCGTGACCGGCACCGCGCGCCTGAAGCTGTACAAGGGCAGTTGCACGGTCGTGGGTCGCAAGGCGCCGCAGAGCCTGTACGACAAGGACCTCGTGTCCTTTGAAGCGGGCGGCGACTACAACCAGCACGATGCCGGCGCCTTCATCAAGCTCAATGCTCTGCGCATGCGGGTGCAGGCGCGCGTGGCCGCCAAGGCAGAGCAGCCCGACCAAGAGCCCGCCCAGGTCTGA
- a CDS encoding DinB family protein, giving the protein MAGLAEVVQSHLGALRAISEAQASHKAAPEVWSAKEILGHLLDSGVNNHARFVRVSLDSGLSLPGYDQTAWVQAGAYAARPWADLVELWAAYQTQLAHLIAALPPASLGHTVQIGGGEPVTLRFLTEDYVAHQLHHLAQIPGRVGP; this is encoded by the coding sequence ATGGCAGGCTTGGCCGAGGTTGTGCAGAGCCACCTGGGCGCGCTGAGGGCGATCAGCGAGGCCCAGGCGTCGCACAAGGCCGCTCCGGAGGTCTGGAGCGCCAAGGAGATTCTGGGGCACCTGCTGGATTCTGGCGTGAACAACCACGCCCGCTTTGTGCGGGTCAGCCTGGACAGCGGCCTGAGCCTGCCGGGCTACGACCAGACCGCCTGGGTGCAGGCCGGCGCGTACGCCGCGCGCCCCTGGGCGGACCTGGTCGAGCTGTGGGCGGCGTACCAGACGCAGCTGGCGCACCTGATCGCCGCGCTGCCCCCCGCCAGCCTGGGCCACACGGTGCAGATTGGCGGCGGCGAGCCAGTGACCCTGCGCTTTTTGACCGAAGACTACGTGGCCCACCAGTTGCACCACCTCGCCCAGATTCCTGGGCGGGTGGGGCCATGA
- a CDS encoding GNAT family N-acetyltransferase: MTSPGWAIRQAGPDDAPVLAAQRAQMFVDMGDLTADAAQAQLGLWTDWLRGALASGDYVGWVAEQAGQPLGGAGLMFHPKPPTAEDPTTLRAYVLNVYVAPQGRRQGVAEALMRAVLAEVQGRGLRTVTLHASAQGRPIYERLGFVESPHPELRLTLGAAP; this comes from the coding sequence ATGACGTCCCCCGGTTGGGCTATTCGACAGGCCGGGCCGGACGACGCCCCGGTGCTGGCCGCCCAGCGCGCGCAGATGTTCGTGGATATGGGCGACCTGACGGCCGACGCGGCGCAGGCGCAACTGGGCCTGTGGACCGATTGGCTGCGCGGCGCGCTGGCGAGCGGCGACTACGTGGGCTGGGTGGCCGAACAGGCTGGGCAGCCTCTGGGCGGCGCGGGGCTGATGTTTCACCCCAAGCCCCCCACCGCCGAGGACCCCACGACCCTGCGCGCCTATGTCCTGAACGTGTATGTGGCCCCCCAGGGCCGCCGTCAGGGCGTGGCCGAGGCCCTAATGCGCGCGGTGCTGGCCGAGGTGCAGGGGCGGGGGCTGCGCACCGTGACCCTGCACGCCTCGGCCCAGGGCCGCCCCATTTACGAGCGCCTGGGCTTCGTGGAGAGCCCCCACCCCGAACTGCGCCTGACCCTGGGGGCCGCGCCGTGA
- a CDS encoding GNAT family N-acetyltransferase, producing MTLRPVNPDDIAAFHAVMMAAGMDPRSSWSRTTPADLTRSLFMPGAGGFLALGEGGEALGCVGYRPDGEATLTLNKLATRPQARGQGLGRALVREVEQVARRGGYARVLLAVSQYNLDVLPFYERLGYGPSNEPYAHAHPASPPPMVLVKEVRGGQMP from the coding sequence GTGACCCTGCGCCCAGTGAACCCCGACGACATTGCCGCCTTTCACGCCGTGATGATGGCGGCCGGCATGGACCCCCGCAGCAGCTGGAGCCGCACCACGCCCGCCGATCTGACGCGGTCGTTGTTCATGCCGGGCGCAGGCGGGTTTCTGGCGCTGGGCGAGGGGGGCGAGGCTCTGGGCTGCGTGGGCTACCGCCCGGACGGCGAGGCCACCTTGACCCTGAACAAACTCGCCACCCGCCCGCAGGCGCGTGGGCAGGGGCTGGGCCGGGCGCTGGTGCGCGAGGTGGAGCAGGTGGCGCGCAGGGGTGGCTACGCGCGGGTGCTGCTGGCCGTCAGCCAGTACAACCTAGACGTGCTGCCGTTTTACGAGCGCCTGGGCTACGGGCCCAGCAATGAGCCGTATGCCCACGCCCACCCGGCCAGCCCGCCGCCGATGGTGCTGGTGAAAGAGGTGCGCGGGGGGCAGATGCCATGA
- a CDS encoding SMI1/KNR4 family protein, whose translation MSQGKEVWRLLRIELEAIAALRGCEPHQRLKGAGSFLQVEPRLHKEALFQIQEQMGIELPDSYAHFLTEFGNGFSSNNYQIGQILPLEEVLKYSVGNKTADFPHVIAWTPDIDDTSVQLQPGEPDKRNVEHWMDWYFDDFHLSGSLRIEDIGCGYFRQLVVSGPGRNQLWEDNRAADCGIVPTTWQGAIAEFSSYYENAVSRILKDLRGRA comes from the coding sequence ATGAGTCAGGGGAAAGAGGTGTGGCGCCTTCTTCGGATAGAACTGGAAGCGATTGCTGCGCTACGTGGTTGCGAGCCCCACCAAAGATTGAAAGGAGCAGGGAGCTTTTTGCAGGTCGAACCACGCTTGCACAAGGAAGCACTGTTTCAGATTCAAGAGCAGATGGGGATCGAACTCCCAGATAGTTATGCACACTTCCTGACTGAATTTGGCAACGGCTTTTCTTCAAATAACTATCAAATAGGTCAAATTCTTCCCTTGGAAGAGGTTTTGAAATACAGCGTTGGGAATAAGACGGCCGATTTCCCGCATGTTATAGCGTGGACTCCTGATATTGATGATACATCCGTCCAGCTGCAACCTGGAGAGCCGGATAAGAGGAATGTCGAGCACTGGATGGACTGGTATTTCGATGACTTCCACCTTTCTGGTTCTCTCAGGATTGAAGACATAGGATGTGGCTATTTCCGCCAGCTCGTCGTTTCGGGGCCAGGACGAAATCAACTTTGGGAAGACAATCGGGCAGCCGATTGTGGGATCGTGCCCACCACGTGGCAAGGCGCCATAGCTGAATTCTCTTCGTACTACGAGAACGCTGTGAGCCGGATACTTAAAGATTTGAGGGGAAGAGCGTGA
- the argH gene encoding argininosuccinate lyase: MTQHDKKLWGGRFAEATDGLVELFNASVGFDQRLAEQDIQGSLAHVAMLGQVGILSAEEVAQITAGLQAVLADIRAGSFEWRLDREDVHMNVEAALRDRIGPVAGKLHTARSRNDQVAVDFRLFTKEAALKLADLTRHLRVVMLAEAEKHLPGEVILPGYTHLQVAQPILLSHWFMAYVAMLERDEGRLRDAAARMDESPLGSSALAGTPWPIDRHATAAALGFARPTANSLDGVGSRDFALEFLSAGAILGAHLSRLSEELILYSTFEFGFLTLPDSHTTGSSIMPQKKNPDVSELARGKAGRLFGNLMGLLTVVKGTPLAYNKDLQEDKEGVFDSYDTLSIVLRLYADMLPKTVWHADVTRAAAARGYSTATDVADFLARAGVPFREAHEVVGGLVGLASRSGRQLWDLTDAELKAAHPLLSAEVAGKLTVEESVRGRASFGGTAPEQVRVAIQNARRALEE, from the coding sequence GTGACCCAACACGATAAAAAACTCTGGGGCGGCCGTTTCGCTGAAGCCACCGATGGCCTCGTGGAACTGTTCAACGCTTCTGTCGGCTTCGACCAGCGCCTTGCCGAGCAGGACATTCAGGGCTCGCTGGCCCATGTGGCGATGCTGGGGCAGGTGGGCATTCTGAGTGCCGAGGAAGTCGCGCAGATTACGGCTGGGCTTCAGGCCGTCCTGGCCGATATCCGCGCGGGCAGCTTCGAGTGGCGCCTGGACCGCGAAGACGTGCACATGAATGTGGAAGCCGCCCTGCGTGACCGCATTGGGCCTGTGGCGGGCAAGCTGCACACCGCGCGCAGCCGCAACGATCAGGTGGCGGTGGATTTCCGCCTGTTCACCAAGGAAGCCGCGCTGAAGCTGGCCGACCTGACCCGTCACCTCCGCGTGGTGATGCTCGCCGAAGCCGAAAAGCACCTGCCGGGTGAGGTCATTCTGCCCGGCTACACCCACCTGCAGGTGGCGCAGCCCATTCTGCTCTCGCACTGGTTCATGGCCTACGTGGCGATGCTGGAACGCGACGAGGGCCGCCTGCGCGACGCCGCCGCGCGCATGGACGAGTCGCCGCTGGGGTCCTCGGCGCTGGCGGGTACGCCGTGGCCCATTGACCGGCACGCCACCGCCGCCGCGCTGGGTTTTGCCCGCCCCACCGCCAACAGCCTGGACGGCGTGGGCAGCCGCGATTTCGCGCTGGAATTCCTGAGCGCCGGCGCGATTCTGGGGGCGCATCTCTCCCGCCTTTCGGAAGAACTGATTCTGTACTCCACCTTTGAATTCGGCTTTCTGACGCTGCCCGACAGCCACACCACGGGCTCAAGCATCATGCCGCAGAAGAAGAATCCGGACGTGTCCGAGTTGGCCCGGGGCAAGGCCGGGCGCCTGTTTGGCAACCTGATGGGCCTGCTGACGGTGGTCAAGGGCACGCCGCTGGCCTACAACAAGGACCTGCAGGAAGACAAAGAAGGCGTGTTCGACTCTTACGACACCCTCAGCATTGTCCTGCGGCTGTACGCCGACATGCTGCCGAAAACGGTCTGGCACGCAGACGTCACCCGCGCCGCCGCCGCCCGGGGCTACTCCACCGCCACCGATGTGGCCGATTTCCTGGCCCGCGCGGGTGTGCCCTTCCGCGAGGCGCACGAGGTGGTGGGCGGCCTGGTGGGGCTGGCCAGCCGCTCCGGGCGCCAGCTGTGGGATCTGACCGACGCCGAACTGAAGGCCGCCCACCCGCTGCTGAGCGCGGAGGTGGCGGGCAAACTGACCGTCGAAGAGAGCGTGCGGGGCCGCGCCAGTTTTGGGGGCACAGCGCCCGAACAGGTCCGGGTGGCGATTCAGAATGCCCGCCGGGCCCTGGAGGAGTAA
- a CDS encoding HIT family protein: MPAGPWRSKDVDITITLDGSQLREREKEWAHWLAHPHENPHSTRADFGEGEVLLENELCVYTQNSRYFDGLPYSGLIVTKRPCETVFDLTPAEASAVHALLAEVRAHLDATVKPDGYTVGWNVYPAGGQHIPHVHLHVIPRWATDASAGAGVRYFLKAAARADQERR; this comes from the coding sequence ATGCCCGCCGGGCCCTGGAGGAGTAAGGACGTGGATATCACCATCACACTGGATGGCAGTCAACTGCGAGAGAGGGAAAAAGAATGGGCGCATTGGTTGGCTCATCCCCATGAAAACCCACACAGTACCCGCGCCGACTTTGGAGAAGGGGAAGTGCTGTTGGAGAACGAGCTGTGTGTCTACACACAAAATTCGCGGTACTTCGATGGCCTGCCTTATTCGGGATTAATCGTGACCAAGCGGCCCTGTGAGACGGTCTTTGACCTGACCCCTGCCGAAGCCAGCGCCGTCCATGCCCTGCTGGCCGAGGTCCGGGCGCACCTGGACGCCACCGTGAAGCCCGACGGCTACACCGTGGGCTGGAACGTGTACCCGGCGGGCGGGCAGCACATTCCCCATGTGCACCTGCACGTCATTCCGCGCTGGGCCACGGACGCCTCGGCGGGGGCGGGGGTGCGGTACTTCCTCAAAGCGGCGGCCAGGGCCGATCAGGAACGACGATGA
- a CDS encoding GNAT family N-acetyltransferase, with amino-acid sequence MTLTDMHVKLRQAQPEDFSTILDLLTRCGLHTSSVTPEGSTYWIADLNGTPGGCIGLEHGEGVSLIRSTAVLPEARSQGLGRALVRSALTHATLRGDGQVYLFSEEAGDYWRRFGFVPVTAAEISAALPGAPQVRSGLTKGWIHDEQAWRLDVQPGGGEEV; translated from the coding sequence ATGACCCTGACCGATATGCACGTCAAACTGCGCCAGGCGCAGCCTGAAGACTTTTCCACCATTCTGGACCTGCTCACCCGCTGCGGACTGCACACCTCCAGCGTCACGCCCGAAGGCAGCACCTACTGGATTGCCGACCTGAACGGCACCCCCGGCGGCTGCATTGGCCTGGAACACGGCGAGGGGGTCAGCCTGATCCGGTCCACCGCCGTGCTGCCAGAGGCCCGCTCGCAGGGCCTGGGCCGCGCGCTGGTGCGCAGCGCGCTGACCCACGCCACCCTGCGCGGCGACGGGCAGGTGTACCTGTTCAGTGAGGAAGCGGGCGATTACTGGCGCCGCTTTGGCTTCGTGCCGGTGACCGCCGCCGAGATCAGCGCCGCGCTGCCCGGCGCCCCGCAGGTGCGCAGCGGGCTCACCAAAGGCTGGATTCACGACGAGCAGGCCTGGCGACTGGACGTGCAGCCCGGTGGGGGAGAGGAGGTGTGA
- a CDS encoding GNAT family N-acetyltransferase produces the protein MTDSSVQIRLASPTDKDTVCRVFHEAGLDTDAALAEGTTYWVMERGGQPVGAIGLEHGHGASLLRGAAVLPEARGGGLGRRLIMSALEYAQGRGDRTLYLFSKGGDWSNFGFQQVPLAVVMGDIPDAPQIQAYRARGERPGGTTWMRTLG, from the coding sequence ATGACCGATTCCAGCGTTCAGATTCGACTGGCCAGCCCCACCGACAAGGACACTGTCTGCCGCGTCTTTCACGAAGCGGGCCTGGACACCGACGCCGCCCTGGCCGAGGGCACCACGTACTGGGTGATGGAACGCGGCGGGCAGCCGGTGGGGGCCATTGGCCTGGAACACGGTCACGGGGCCTCGCTGCTGCGTGGCGCGGCCGTGTTGCCGGAAGCCCGGGGCGGCGGCCTGGGGCGGCGGCTCATCATGAGCGCGCTGGAATACGCCCAGGGCCGGGGCGACCGCACCCTGTACCTGTTTTCCAAGGGCGGCGACTGGAGCAACTTCGGCTTTCAGCAGGTGCCCCTGGCCGTGGTGATGGGCGACATCCCCGACGCACCCCAGATTCAGGCCTACCGCGCGCGCGGCGAGCGCCCCGGCGGCACGACCTGGATGCGCACGCTGGGGTAA
- a CDS encoding N-acetyltransferase: MTLALDSIAVPDLHPQAPLATRKARLSDIEAIHELIGYWAARGLMLVRSRALLAETIRDFHLVVAEAHEGKPGGLAGVCGLHLLAPDLAEVRGLAIHPNMQGRGLGKQLVEACEAEARAIDLPALFAWTYQQGFFEKCGFVRIDKTNLHPKVWSECQRCAFFENCNEIAMFKALS, translated from the coding sequence ATGACCCTTGCCCTCGATTCCATCGCTGTTCCGGACCTGCATCCGCAGGCGCCGCTGGCCACGCGCAAGGCCAGGCTCTCGGACATCGAGGCGATCCACGAACTCATCGGCTACTGGGCGGCGCGGGGGCTGATGCTGGTGCGGTCCCGCGCCCTGCTGGCGGAAACCATCCGGGATTTTCATCTGGTGGTGGCCGAGGCCCACGAGGGCAAGCCCGGCGGGCTGGCAGGCGTGTGCGGTCTGCATCTGCTGGCTCCCGACCTGGCCGAGGTGCGCGGGCTGGCCATTCACCCGAACATGCAGGGCCGGGGGCTGGGCAAGCAGCTCGTCGAAGCCTGCGAGGCCGAGGCCCGTGCGATAGACCTCCCTGCTCTGTTTGCCTGGACCTACCAGCAGGGCTTCTTTGAAAAGTGCGGTTTTGTCCGCATAGACAAGACGAATCTGCACCCCAAGGTGTGGTCAGAGTGCCAGCGTTGCGCCTTTTTTGAAAACTGCAACGAGATCGCCATGTTCAAGGCGCTGTCGTGA
- the carA gene encoding glutamine-hydrolyzing carbamoyl-phosphate synthase small subunit, with protein MIRKERAILALEDGTVYRGYAFGHRGETVGEVVFNTSMTGYQEIMTDPSYNGQIVTITYPHVGNYGVAIYDMESNKPYVRGFISREFSGEYSNHRAQQSLEAFMQQYGVVSIQGIDTRALVRRLREGGVVKGVIAHRSYTHPEDSYGEFTPAEEQVYVQRARDHQDIDGHDMTREVTTALPYAFPTLRHGKRVVLMDFGIKHTIIERLAEVGIEPIVVPAHTTPAQIMALQPHGLFLSNGPGDPAPLEYAHKTAWELMGLLPTFGICLGHQILGLAAGGKTFKMKFGHRGGNQPVKNLLTGNVEITSQNHGYAVDIDSIPNGAFVATHVNLNDGTLEGMAHARYPVFSVQYHPEASPGPHDSRYLFDRFIEEIDAFDGGTGTPIAKASSGRLGV; from the coding sequence ATGATTAGAAAAGAGCGGGCCATCCTGGCCCTGGAAGACGGCACCGTGTACCGGGGCTACGCCTTCGGGCACCGGGGCGAAACCGTGGGCGAGGTGGTGTTCAACACCTCCATGACTGGCTACCAGGAGATCATGACCGATCCCTCGTACAACGGGCAGATCGTGACGATCACCTACCCGCATGTGGGCAACTACGGCGTGGCGATCTACGACATGGAGAGCAACAAGCCCTACGTGCGCGGCTTTATCTCGCGCGAGTTCTCGGGCGAGTACTCCAACCACCGCGCCCAGCAGTCTCTGGAAGCCTTTATGCAGCAGTACGGCGTGGTGTCCATTCAGGGCATTGACACCCGCGCGCTGGTGCGGCGCCTGCGCGAAGGCGGCGTGGTCAAGGGCGTGATCGCCCACCGCTCCTACACCCACCCCGAAGATTCCTACGGCGAATTCACCCCCGCCGAGGAACAGGTGTATGTGCAGCGCGCCCGTGACCACCAGGACATTGATGGGCACGACATGACCCGCGAGGTCACCACCGCCCTGCCCTACGCCTTTCCCACCCTGCGGCACGGCAAGCGCGTGGTCCTGATGGACTTCGGGATCAAGCACACCATCATCGAGCGGCTGGCCGAGGTGGGTATTGAGCCCATTGTGGTGCCGGCCCACACCACCCCGGCGCAGATCATGGCGCTGCAGCCGCACGGCCTGTTTCTGTCCAACGGCCCCGGCGATCCGGCCCCGCTGGAATACGCCCACAAGACCGCCTGGGAACTGATGGGCCTGCTGCCCACCTTCGGCATCTGCCTGGGCCACCAGATTCTGGGGCTCGCGGCGGGCGGCAAGACCTTCAAGATGAAGTTCGGCCACCGGGGCGGCAACCAGCCCGTGAAGAATCTGTTAACGGGCAATGTGGAGATCACGTCACAGAACCACGGATACGCCGTGGACATTGATTCGATTCCCAATGGGGCCTTTGTGGCCACCCATGTGAACCTGAACGACGGCACCCTGGAGGGCATGGCACACGCGCGCTACCCGGTGTTTTCGGTGCAGTACCACCCGGAAGCCAGCCCAGGCCCGCACGACAGCCGCTACCTCTTTGACCGCTTTATAGAAGAGATAGACGCCTTTGATGGGGGAACTGGTACCCCCATTGCCAAAGCGTCATCCGGCCGCCTTGGGGTTTGA